One region of Candidatus Omnitrophota bacterium genomic DNA includes:
- a CDS encoding exosortase/archaeosortase family protein, giving the protein MVNIIIWVLVAGLYSPVISQLYRARWESIDYTHAYFILPVFFAFLFFKRKELKNSVTASLIPAYGRNELGSCHRIKYAVTGIIILVAGLLMFIFGWKWDYLMITSGSMIPVLFGLVLYLYGPSTAKITAFPILYLLLLVPPPLGILDSITMPMRYGISIATEHILKAFSIPIIRDGLMLTVGGHEVYMGAPCSGFRSLITMFSLALAYVYFINARLRNKVILVISVVPLALLGNLIRVTGMCLVTYKFGEETGHKFHDTSGLVIFVVLILGLLGIESLLEKRAKK; this is encoded by the coding sequence ATGGTCAACATTATAATTTGGGTATTGGTCGCGGGGCTCTATTCGCCGGTCATCTCCCAGCTTTACAGGGCGCGATGGGAAAGCATCGACTACACCCATGCCTATTTCATCCTCCCCGTCTTCTTCGCCTTCCTCTTCTTCAAACGAAAAGAACTGAAAAATTCGGTGACAGCTTCTCTAATTCCCGCTTATGGGCGTAATGAATTAGGTAGCTGTCACCGAATTAAGTATGCTGTCACCGGAATTATCATTTTGGTCGCCGGCCTGCTGATGTTCATATTCGGATGGAAGTGGGATTACCTGATGATAACCTCGGGCTCGATGATACCGGTGCTTTTCGGGCTGGTTTTGTACCTCTACGGCCCGTCTACGGCGAAAATAACGGCATTCCCGATATTATACCTGTTATTGCTCGTCCCGCCGCCGCTCGGCATCCTTGACTCGATAACGATGCCCATGCGCTACGGAATCTCCATCGCGACGGAGCACATCTTAAAGGCCTTCAGCATCCCGATAATCCGCGACGGGCTGATGCTCACCGTCGGCGGCCACGAGGTCTACATGGGCGCGCCGTGCAGCGGTTTCCGCTCGCTCATAACGATGTTCTCTCTCGCCCTCGCCTACGTCTATTTCATAAACGCGCGCCTGCGGAACAAAGTGATCCTCGTCATCTCGGTCGTCCCGCTCGCCCTGCTCGGTAACCTCATCCGCGTGACAGGGATGTGCCTCGTCACCTATAAATTCGGCGAGGAGACCGGGCACAAATTCCACGACACTAGCGGCCTCGTGATATTCGTCGTGCTCATTCTCGGCCTGCTGGGGATAGAGTCGCTTCTCGAAAAGAGAGCCAAGAAATGA
- a CDS encoding EpsI family protein, translating into MNNKKSIIAIILICLTMLVSFALPRPKYTSPDVLSKLEIPASFGAWHSRDASSQIQTGGDVYNFVSRVFAREYARPAYISLLDKGYEGLLFLILDAGNFHNPKVCYGSSGYKTTDLPDIEFDANGHRFKASAVFFDRPGKSVVITYWIVIDKKQAGWGQQKIIELWSSLLGKKKVGFMCRIDIPATADTTDKAVNLAKSFISAIAPLLPQDQAEYLFGK; encoded by the coding sequence ATGAATAACAAAAAATCAATTATAGCTATTATCCTTATATGCCTTACGATGCTCGTAAGCTTCGCCCTGCCCAGGCCGAAATACACAAGCCCGGACGTCCTCTCAAAGCTCGAGATACCGGCAAGTTTCGGCGCCTGGCACTCTCGTGACGCATCCTCGCAGATCCAGACAGGCGGCGATGTCTATAATTTCGTGAGCCGCGTCTTCGCCCGCGAATACGCTCGGCCCGCATACATTTCCCTGCTCGATAAGGGCTACGAGGGACTGCTCTTCCTCATCCTGGACGCCGGAAATTTCCACAATCCGAAAGTCTGCTACGGCAGCTCCGGCTACAAGACAACGGACCTCCCGGATATCGAATTCGACGCCAACGGCCATAGATTCAAGGCGTCGGCCGTCTTCTTCGACAGGCCAGGCAAAAGCGTCGTGATCACTTATTGGATAGTCATAGATAAGAAACAGGCGGGCTGGGGCCAGCAGAAGATCATCGAGCTCTGGTCGTCTTTATTAGGAAAGAAAAAGGTAGGATTTATGTGCCGGATCGACATCCCGGCCACGGCAGATACGACAGACAAAGCCGTCAATCTCGCGAAAAGCTTCATCTCCGCTATCGCCCCGCTCCTCCCTCAAGACCAGGCGGAATATCTCTTCGGCAAATAA
- a CDS encoding PEP-CTERM sorting domain-containing protein — MKKMVMAVLFLALAAAPAYADTNALSNPGFETGSISGWTSWTNYGHDYAYNINNWGHDGSSYSIHAWSWGEAGTSGGAWQDFAITDPNQPLNVGGWIFQPSGDPLTGDVYAWLRIEFKNSSDTIVGTASSEHLQADDLISDDWMHSSTVLTPSSYGSGIVKGTFVWEVKADGTGSGSAMFDDMHVSAVPEPVSSVLFLLGGATLAVRRLRRK; from the coding sequence ATGAAAAAAATGGTGATGGCGGTGCTATTTTTGGCACTTGCCGCAGCGCCGGCGTATGCCGATACAAATGCATTGAGCAATCCGGGGTTTGAGACAGGCAGTATTTCGGGATGGACGAGTTGGACGAATTACGGCCACGACTATGCTTATAATATTAACAATTGGGGCCATGACGGAAGCAGTTATTCGATTCATGCATGGTCATGGGGAGAAGCAGGCACAAGCGGCGGCGCGTGGCAGGATTTTGCGATCACCGATCCTAACCAGCCGTTGAATGTAGGTGGTTGGATATTCCAGCCGAGCGGCGATCCCTTGACCGGAGACGTATACGCGTGGCTGAGGATAGAATTCAAAAATTCTTCGGATACGATAGTCGGCACAGCGTCATCTGAACATCTTCAGGCGGATGATCTGATCAGTGATGACTGGATGCACAGCTCGACCGTTCTCACGCCCTCGAGTTACGGTTCCGGAATAGTTAAGGGAACTTTTGTCTGGGAAGTCAAGGCAGACGGCACAGGCAGTGGAAGCGCGATGTTTGATGATATGCACGTATCCGCCGTTCCCGAGCCGGTAAGTTCGGTGTTATTCCTTCTCGGTGGCGCGACGCTGGCTGTAAGGAGATTGCGCAGGAAATAA
- a CDS encoding PEP-CTERM sorting domain-containing protein has protein sequence MKKLIFAVIIGMFIYPSAFADVTVFSDDFSANTIGTNWTVVTSGEGNYAGISPDGYVNYNLVNSGYAYLYSSAFAAQGQVNFSGSVFAGSYTLYPTPTQSSELAIFSSVDPSKYFKVSYEAASSKLRFEDSGTFVSEIDWSNQPSFNWKNYNLTFDNSQWAFYQDSSPVWSHDSSTMSGAGSYFVGIGAMDEGYHYDYTLFDNVSATATAVPEPVSTVLFILGGATLAVRRLRRK, from the coding sequence ATGAAAAAACTTATTTTCGCGGTTATTATCGGGATGTTTATTTATCCCTCAGCGTTCGCGGACGTCACCGTATTCAGCGACGATTTCAGCGCTAATACGATAGGGACGAATTGGACTGTCGTTACTTCGGGAGAAGGTAACTATGCCGGGATCTCACCGGACGGTTATGTTAATTATAACCTTGTCAACAGCGGTTACGCCTATCTTTATTCGTCGGCTTTCGCGGCGCAGGGCCAGGTGAATTTCTCGGGAAGCGTGTTCGCCGGAAGCTATACGCTGTATCCGACCCCGACGCAGTCAAGTGAGTTGGCGATCTTCAGCAGCGTCGACCCTTCAAAATATTTTAAAGTTTCTTACGAAGCGGCTTCCAGTAAGCTCCGTTTCGAAGACAGCGGGACGTTTGTCAGCGAGATCGATTGGTCAAACCAGCCGTCGTTCAACTGGAAAAATTACAATTTGACGTTCGACAACTCGCAATGGGCTTTTTACCAGGATTCGTCGCCTGTGTGGTCGCATGACAGCTCGACGATGTCGGGCGCAGGTTCGTATTTTGTCGGCATCGGGGCGATGGACGAGGGATACCATTATGATTACACACTGTTCGATAACGTTTCCGCGACCGCGACCGCGGTTCCCGAGCCGGTTTCGACAGTTCTATTTATATTGGGCGGCGCGACTCTCGCTGTAAGGAGATTGCGCAGGAAATAG
- a CDS encoding PEP-CTERM sorting domain-containing protein yields MKKIYFVVMICLFLTVAGLASADQVSFIWDPSVGETLQGVDGDTSGWSNSDASLSLGENSWSLLGGYGVVKAWDSDIPSNPGILTHRGTRGLGILGGEDDEIDNPLCGGSERLVIKFNAPTELNSFQVRSLFYDDKIFCWPIEREKGAVKFFYEGENFFTQTLLAQEYIGDGGNGIVDYVYDTPYLIDKIVFYVPEGIPSIWSDFSVAKLDVTAVPEPVSTVLFLLGGATLAVRRLRRKTK; encoded by the coding sequence ATGAAGAAAATCTACTTTGTTGTAATGATATGCCTGTTTTTGACGGTGGCCGGCCTGGCTAGCGCCGACCAGGTAAGCTTTATCTGGGACCCAAGCGTAGGGGAAACGCTGCAGGGTGTTGACGGGGACACAAGCGGATGGTCGAATAGCGACGCTTCCCTTTCCCTCGGAGAAAACAGCTGGAGCTTATTGGGCGGTTATGGTGTAGTCAAGGCTTGGGATAGTGACATTCCGAGCAATCCGGGAATATTGACGCATCGCGGGACGCGGGGCCTTGGCATATTAGGCGGCGAAGACGATGAGATCGACAACCCCCTGTGCGGCGGATCGGAGAGACTTGTTATAAAGTTTAACGCGCCGACCGAACTCAATTCCTTTCAGGTTAGGTCGCTCTTCTATGATGACAAGATCTTTTGCTGGCCCATCGAGCGGGAGAAGGGCGCGGTGAAATTTTTCTATGAGGGAGAAAACTTTTTTACCCAGACATTGCTGGCGCAGGAGTATATAGGTGATGGAGGTAACGGCATAGTCGATTACGTTTATGATACCCCTTATCTTATCGACAAGATCGTATTCTATGTTCCTGAGGGAATTCCTTCAATCTGGAGTGATTTTTCGGTGGCGAAACTGGATGTAACTGCCGTTCCCGAGCCGGTTTCAACCGTGTTGTTTTTGCTCGGCGGCGCGACGCTGGCGGTAAGACGCCTGCGCAGAAAAACTAAATAA
- a CDS encoding beta-galactosidase yields MRYLILALVLAGVVGVAHAEEGWFPFSYGKDLDSNSLLNMGKLVLDPPAGKHGFAKAAGNHFVFEDGTPTRFFGTNLYFEACFPTHKQAEIIAERLAFFGFNAVRLHHMDFYFEPKGIFEDICPAFKNPQMKKTGILSKKQLERLDYLIYQLKIRGIYVDLNLLVGRHFTEADGVKDADKLVLAAKPASVFDEKLIALQKQYTKDLLTHYNPYTKLRYYEEPAIALIEITNENSLLDSWYDDKLNGDMPGFKTNPIPVYYSKELNKLWNIWLQDKYKTVEAVKTSWLSISCFNDVSKFDFQIPVHKLRALVSKKCLDDFRSFLISLEKRYFSIMLNLLKSEIKIKVPITGIGGCSNVEELEAQEQCDFLDKHAYWDHPRFPHKTWDQNDFTIKNNSILQNASFGMMENIDKFNLRKKPFTVTEWNHCYPNKYAYETPPLMGAYAVKNDWSGIFQYALTRGWQFDPVYDVISSYFDTFANAQQLSLSAIGSFIVQRCPDINVVVNNDSATFESDFLCGVTGFIGGKEFHIRNLTVNSDKNGSIFIYSPDLKEIGSAKTLICLVVGEIKNEDSQWDSQKMFNWGIKKTVLSAINAKIGIGSFRPGIVYALDNQGKRSRIIPSSYISDKLVFTTNKADTLWYEISLK; encoded by the coding sequence ATGCGTTACTTAATTTTAGCTTTGGTTTTAGCGGGGGTCGTTGGCGTAGCCCACGCCGAAGAAGGCTGGTTCCCTTTCTCTTATGGTAAGGATCTTGATTCCAATTCTCTTCTAAATATGGGCAAGCTCGTTCTCGACCCACCTGCAGGCAAACACGGTTTTGCAAAGGCTGCGGGAAATCATTTTGTCTTTGAAGATGGAACTCCAACGCGCTTTTTCGGTACAAATTTATATTTTGAAGCATGCTTTCCCACACATAAACAAGCAGAAATAATAGCTGAACGCTTGGCTTTCTTCGGTTTTAATGCTGTCCGTCTACATCATATGGATTTCTATTTTGAACCTAAAGGCATTTTTGAAGATATTTGTCCAGCTTTTAAAAACCCTCAAATGAAAAAAACTGGTATCTTAAGTAAGAAGCAGCTTGAAAGACTTGATTATTTAATTTATCAATTGAAAATACGAGGCATCTATGTTGATTTGAATTTGCTTGTCGGAAGACATTTTACTGAAGCTGATGGTGTAAAGGACGCGGATAAACTTGTTTTGGCAGCAAAACCTGCTTCCGTGTTTGACGAGAAGCTTATTGCGCTTCAAAAACAGTACACCAAAGATTTATTAACTCACTATAACCCTTATACAAAACTTCGCTATTATGAAGAACCGGCAATTGCACTTATCGAGATAACCAATGAAAATTCTCTATTAGATTCTTGGTATGACGACAAACTTAATGGCGATATGCCGGGCTTCAAAACAAATCCAATTCCTGTATATTATTCCAAGGAGCTCAACAAATTATGGAATATTTGGCTTCAAGATAAATATAAAACTGTCGAAGCAGTAAAGACCAGTTGGCTGTCTATCTCTTGTTTCAACGATGTATCAAAATTTGATTTTCAAATACCTGTACATAAACTCAGAGCGTTGGTCTCCAAAAAATGTCTTGATGATTTTCGCTCTTTTCTTATTTCGCTTGAAAAACGTTACTTTTCAATCATGCTAAATTTACTAAAGAGCGAAATAAAGATAAAGGTACCAATAACAGGAATAGGCGGGTGTTCAAACGTTGAGGAATTAGAAGCACAAGAACAATGCGATTTTCTCGATAAGCATGCCTATTGGGATCATCCGCGTTTTCCACATAAAACATGGGACCAGAATGATTTCACCATTAAAAATAACTCAATACTCCAAAACGCCTCGTTCGGGATGATGGAAAATATAGATAAATTCAACTTGCGTAAAAAGCCTTTCACCGTTACAGAGTGGAATCACTGTTATCCCAACAAATATGCGTACGAAACACCACCCCTTATGGGTGCATATGCAGTAAAGAATGATTGGTCAGGAATTTTTCAATACGCACTTACCCGAGGTTGGCAATTCGATCCTGTCTACGACGTGATTTCCAGCTATTTTGATACTTTTGCAAACGCACAACAACTCAGCCTTAGCGCGATAGGAAGTTTTATTGTGCAACGTTGTCCGGATATTAACGTTGTAGTAAATAATGATTCTGCTACTTTTGAATCGGATTTTCTTTGCGGGGTTACCGGCTTTATCGGTGGTAAAGAATTCCACATTAGAAATCTCACCGTTAATTCAGATAAAAACGGGTCAATATTTATTTATTCTCCTGATCTAAAAGAGATTGGTTCTGCAAAAACACTAATTTGCTTGGTTGTTGGCGAGATTAAAAACGAGGATAGTCAGTGGGACTCACAAAAAATGTTTAATTGGGGAATTAAAAAGACTGTACTGAGCGCGATTAATGCGAAAATTGGGATTGGATCATTCCGTCCCGGAATAGTGTATGCACTTGACAATCAAGGAAAAAGATCGCGCATAATTCCATCGAGCTATATCTCTGATAAGCTGGTTTTTACGACTAACAAAGCAGATACCCTCTGGTATGAAATCTCGTTAAAATAA
- the wecB gene encoding UDP-N-acetylglucosamine 2-epimerase (non-hydrolyzing), with amino-acid sequence MIKTKYNIIIVFGTRPEAIKMAPVIREFKKYRGVNLVNVSVSQHIEMLKQVLQAFDINLDYNLNIMSNNQTLFSISRKALKGFEKILTKINPDLIVVQGDTTSAFIGALSAYYKKIPVAHIEAGLRTYDKYSPFPEEANRRLISVIADYNFAPTLQAKKNLLLENIDKNSIYITGNTGIDALLFMARKKTSSSSSDNPKFAKQLASVDFDRKIILITAHRRESFGSPLKNICNAIRKLSKLNPNVEFIYPVHLNPNVNKPVFNALSENKRIHLVPPLSYDVFVQLMKRSHIILTDSGGIQEEAPSLNIPVLVMREVTERPEAIKAGVARLVGTNKAKIVEETQKLLNNKRHYELMATGANPYGDGYAAHRIVKCLLGKKFYEFNSKVKSSGN; translated from the coding sequence ATGATTAAAACAAAATATAATATTATTATTGTTTTTGGAACACGGCCGGAGGCCATCAAGATGGCGCCCGTAATACGGGAATTTAAAAAATACCGGGGGGTTAACTTAGTCAACGTTTCTGTTTCTCAGCATATCGAAATGCTTAAGCAGGTTCTGCAGGCATTCGATATCAATCTGGATTATAATTTGAATATCATGAGCAATAACCAGACACTATTTTCAATATCCCGAAAGGCGCTAAAAGGATTTGAGAAAATATTAACAAAAATTAATCCGGATCTTATTGTGGTGCAGGGAGATACGACATCAGCTTTTATCGGTGCTCTTTCAGCGTATTACAAAAAAATCCCTGTGGCGCATATTGAGGCCGGTTTGCGTACCTATGATAAATATAGCCCTTTTCCCGAAGAAGCAAACCGGCGTTTGATTTCTGTGATTGCCGATTATAATTTCGCTCCTACTTTGCAGGCGAAAAAGAATTTACTCCTTGAGAATATTGATAAAAATTCAATCTATATTACGGGAAATACCGGAATTGATGCGCTTTTATTCATGGCGCGGAAAAAGACAAGTAGTTCATCCTCGGACAATCCGAAATTTGCTAAACAACTGGCATCCGTGGATTTTGACAGAAAAATAATCTTAATAACTGCTCATCGCAGGGAAAGCTTTGGCAGCCCACTTAAGAATATCTGCAATGCAATACGAAAATTATCGAAACTGAATCCTAACGTTGAATTTATTTATCCAGTTCATTTGAATCCAAATGTTAATAAGCCCGTTTTTAACGCTTTAAGTGAAAACAAACGAATACACTTAGTTCCTCCGCTTAGTTATGATGTATTTGTTCAACTCATGAAAAGATCCCATATTATCCTGACTGACTCTGGCGGCATACAGGAAGAGGCTCCTTCGCTAAATATACCAGTTCTTGTAATGAGAGAGGTGACTGAGCGACCTGAGGCGATTAAGGCTGGTGTTGCAAGATTAGTGGGTACCAATAAGGCTAAGATAGTAGAGGAAACGCAAAAGCTACTTAATAACAAACGGCACTATGAATTGATGGCGACAGGCGCAAATCCCTACGGTGATGGTTATGCCGCACACCGCATTGTCAAATGTCTCTTAGGTAAGAAGTTTTATGAATTTAATTCAAAAGTGAAGAGTAGCGGTAATTAG
- a CDS encoding WecB/TagA/CpsF family glycosyltransferase, whose product MRTVPRLKICGVNFDNISLPELEAFLRDVAGSGEGQVFIVTPNVDFVIRAAQNEEFKNILNKADLSLCDSSIVLLGSLILRKTLKSRVTGFDATHILLTLSAETSEKVFLLGSTDENLKLVSEKLSNKYPRLSVSGMHNGFFSFTDSQMVIDKINSSDASFLFIGMGSPRQEQWISSHRSKINAKYIICIGGLFEVLSERIKRAPVFMQKLGLEWFWRLINEPKRLWKRYLVEDIYFFRLIFKEMLRGVKKQ is encoded by the coding sequence ATGCGTACAGTCCCCAGACTGAAAATTTGTGGCGTAAATTTTGATAATATAAGCTTGCCTGAGCTCGAGGCTTTCCTTCGAGATGTCGCGGGAAGCGGGGAAGGACAGGTTTTCATTGTTACGCCTAATGTGGATTTTGTGATACGGGCAGCCCAAAATGAAGAATTCAAAAATATCCTGAACAAGGCCGATCTGTCGCTTTGCGATAGTTCGATAGTCCTGCTAGGCAGTTTAATTTTAAGGAAGACATTAAAGTCCAGGGTTACTGGTTTTGATGCAACGCATATATTGTTGACTCTTTCCGCAGAGACTTCCGAAAAGGTCTTCCTGCTTGGTTCAACCGACGAAAATTTAAAACTTGTGTCGGAGAAACTGAGCAATAAGTATCCGAGGCTCTCTGTTTCCGGTATGCATAACGGTTTTTTCAGTTTTACCGATTCTCAGATGGTCATCGATAAAATTAACAGTTCGGATGCAAGCTTCCTGTTTATCGGTATGGGTTCTCCCCGGCAGGAACAATGGATATCGAGCCATCGCAGCAAGATCAACGCAAAGTACATCATTTGCATCGGTGGTCTTTTTGAGGTTTTATCCGAGCGAATTAAGCGGGCGCCTGTTTTTATGCAGAAATTAGGGCTCGAGTGGTTTTGGCGACTCATAAACGAACCAAAGCGACTATGGAAGCGATATCTGGTTGAGGATATTTATTTTTTCAGGCTTATCTTTAAAGAAATGTTACGAGGAGTGAAAAAGCAATGA
- a CDS encoding glycosyltransferase family 2 protein, translating to MENKIDVSIIIVSWNVSSILDQCLSSIKRSINCSSREIIVIDNASADDTVDMLSTKHKDVILLRNNSNVGFAKACNQGINVSNGRFMLLLNPDTVLKNDFKEILMFMEERNDCGIVGCQLVYENGQRAISFQNFPTILRIFTFYTGIAAVLKISLVNNLIRPLYYLVPKQSGHKRHINSTEEVDSIVGAFFLFQKAIINKIGNFDENYFVYFEETDFCFRAKQAGYKNYVYPHYSVMHYEGKSTEKTNYKYLIYYTNSLKYFFKKNYPRHYYMLALVVLKISILFRVLVLVPCILFNKDVFERIKVYLEMFKL from the coding sequence ATGGAAAACAAAATAGATGTTTCCATAATAATTGTCAGCTGGAATGTTTCAAGCATTCTCGATCAATGTTTAAGCAGCATTAAAAGATCTATAAATTGTAGCTCTAGGGAAATTATTGTAATTGATAATGCTTCAGCAGATGATACCGTTGATATGCTAAGTACAAAGCATAAAGATGTTATTTTGCTAAGAAATAATTCAAACGTTGGGTTTGCTAAAGCATGTAACCAAGGCATAAATGTAAGTAATGGAAGGTTTATGTTGCTGCTTAACCCCGATACTGTTTTGAAAAATGATTTCAAAGAAATACTGATGTTTATGGAGGAACGAAATGATTGCGGGATAGTCGGGTGTCAATTAGTATATGAAAACGGGCAGAGAGCTATTTCATTTCAAAATTTTCCAACAATTTTAAGAATATTTACTTTTTACACAGGGATTGCCGCAGTGCTAAAAATATCGTTGGTTAACAATTTAATTCGTCCATTATATTATCTTGTCCCTAAACAGAGTGGGCATAAAAGGCACATAAATTCAACAGAGGAGGTTGATAGCATAGTAGGAGCGTTCTTCCTTTTTCAAAAGGCCATTATTAATAAAATAGGAAATTTCGATGAAAATTATTTTGTTTATTTTGAGGAAACGGATTTTTGCTTCAGAGCAAAACAGGCAGGATATAAAAATTACGTATATCCCCATTACTCGGTTATGCATTACGAAGGGAAAAGCACAGAAAAAACAAATTACAAATATTTGATTTATTATACTAATAGTCTAAAGTATTTTTTCAAAAAGAATTATCCCAGGCATTATTATATGTTAGCATTGGTAGTACTTAAGATTTCCATATTATTCAGAGTACTAGTTCTTGTCCCATGCATTTTATTTAATAAAGATGTATTTGAGAGAATAAAAGTGTATTTGGAAATGTTTAAGTTATGA
- a CDS encoding glycosyltransferase, producing the protein MKNSYVIISAVRNEEQYIERTICSVISQTIKPVEWVIVNDGSKDKTAAIVDDYSKRVRWIKLINLPDRGYYLAGPGVVNSFNRGVESLFSQDWEFIVKMDCDISFDADYFEKILNEFRKNSKLGIASGCTFLLNKRKLIQEKVQDDHPVGPCKVYKRECFESIGGLRPIYGWDLADILSAQMKEWDTRCFKELIIIHYRQTGTQRRGITKGKFFLGRMQYRFGYTFLYTCLKALNKVFERPYLLGSAGIIFGYLYSWIKKEQKYFDEEMTCFLRNKHKRYILERLRWKTK; encoded by the coding sequence ATGAAAAATTCTTACGTAATAATATCAGCTGTTCGAAACGAAGAGCAATATATTGAAAGGACGATATGTTCTGTTATTTCTCAAACAATAAAGCCGGTTGAGTGGGTTATTGTTAATGATGGCTCAAAAGATAAAACAGCAGCGATTGTTGATGATTATTCAAAAAGAGTGAGATGGATTAAATTGATCAATCTTCCTGATAGGGGCTACTATTTAGCTGGACCTGGAGTAGTCAATTCATTTAATAGAGGGGTTGAAAGCCTATTTTCTCAAGATTGGGAATTCATAGTAAAAATGGATTGCGATATTTCTTTCGATGCTGATTATTTTGAGAAAATATTGAATGAATTTAGAAAAAATAGTAAGCTGGGAATAGCAAGCGGGTGTACTTTTTTACTTAATAAAAGAAAGCTTATTCAAGAGAAAGTTCAGGATGACCATCCTGTAGGTCCCTGTAAAGTATATAAAAGAGAATGCTTTGAAAGTATAGGGGGACTTAGGCCTATATATGGATGGGATTTAGCTGATATTTTGTCAGCCCAAATGAAAGAATGGGATACTAGGTGTTTTAAAGAACTTATTATTATTCATTATAGGCAAACAGGAACACAGAGGAGAGGAATAACTAAGGGGAAATTTTTTTTAGGTAGGATGCAATATAGATTTGGATATACTTTTCTATATACTTGTTTAAAAGCTTTAAATAAAGTATTCGAGAGGCCTTATTTGCTAGGGTCAGCAGGCATAATATTTGGCTATTTATATTCTTGGATAAAGAAAGAGCAGAAATATTTCGATGAGGAGATGACATGTTTTCTGAGAAATAAACACAAGAGGTATATCCTAGAAAGATTAAGATGGAAAACAAAATAG